Proteins encoded within one genomic window of Candidatus Nezhaarchaeota archaeon:
- the pstC gene encoding phosphate ABC transporter permease subunit PstC: protein MVYELTLRSKLSIDSFGLSFIIGTTWDPVRGAFGALPLILGTLTTSAIALLISLPISLGAALAISEYMSKKLRQLFTLLVELLAAVPSVVYGLWGMHVLIPLLRDNVYPLLQATLGFIPLFSGPIYGGGVLTGSIILAIMITPIISSVARDLFSSVPSTIRETVIALGATKWETVKIVMSYARSGILGAALLGLGRAVGEAMAISMVIGNQFKVLPTSLFDAWYTMSAIIVNELLEAIYDLHVSALLNVGLLLLAMNLVIVMLARLIVWRSLKAVRGIMRG from the coding sequence ATGGTTTACGAGCTAACCTTACGCTCAAAATTGTCCATCGATAGCTTCGGCTTGAGCTTCATAATCGGCACTACTTGGGACCCGGTAAGGGGAGCCTTTGGTGCCTTACCTTTAATACTCGGAACTTTAACCACGTCAGCCATTGCCTTGCTCATAAGCTTGCCGATAAGCTTGGGGGCTGCTTTAGCGATCTCGGAGTACATGTCCAAGAAGCTGAGACAGCTATTCACCTTACTAGTAGAGCTTCTAGCTGCAGTTCCAAGCGTCGTCTACGGGCTTTGGGGGATGCACGTTTTAATTCCACTACTACGTGATAATGTCTACCCGCTTCTACAAGCTACGCTAGGCTTCATCCCACTATTCTCTGGACCAATATATGGTGGAGGAGTCTTAACTGGAAGCATTATTCTAGCGATAATGATAACGCCAATAATCTCCTCAGTCGCGAGAGACCTATTCTCTTCAGTGCCTTCAACGATAAGAGAGACTGTTATAGCGCTAGGAGCTACGAAGTGGGAGACCGTTAAGATTGTGATGAGCTATGCGCGCTCCGGCATTCTAGGTGCAGCACTGCTCGGCCTGGGGAGAGCTGTTGGCGAAGCCATGGCCATCTCAATGGTCATAGGCAACCAGTTCAAGGTGCTTCCAACATCCCTCTTCGACGCCTGGTACACTATGTCGGCTATAATAGTGAACGAACTCCTAGAGGCTATCTACGATCTACACGTAAGCGCTCTATTAAACGTTGGGCTACTCCTCCTAGCCATGAACCTGGTGATCGTAATGCTTGCAAGACTCATCGTTTGGAGATCCCTAAAAGCTGTTAGGGGGATTATGAGGGGGTGA
- a CDS encoding AbrB/MazE/SpoVT family DNA-binding domain-containing protein → MLTKSTPRSRSLRSTVPASIVRLLGLKEGDRLLWEVKAEGNDLIIIVKPQRKEKP, encoded by the coding sequence GTGCTGACGAAGTCCACTCCGAGAAGTCGCTCTCTCCGGTCAACCGTCCCGGCAAGCATAGTTAGGCTACTAGGACTTAAAGAGGGCGATAGGTTGCTGTGGGAGGTTAAAGCTGAGGGCAACGACCTCATTATCATTGTCAAGCCTCAAAGGAAGGAGAAGCCTTGA
- the pstB gene encoding phosphate ABC transporter ATP-binding protein PstB — translation MTVYKLEVVTKCKIKIEDLNAWYGSKQVLKNVNMEIKEKAVTAIMGPSGCGKTTLLRCINRMHELVPEARVTGRVFFNGVNIYDRRVDPVQVRRKIGMVFQKPNPLPMFSIYDNVAIGPKLNGIRDRRTLDLIVERSLKLAGLWDEVKDDLNKPATSLSGGQQQRLCIARALAVEPEVLLMDEPTSSLDPISAAKIEQLIRKLAEHYTIVVVTHNLQQAARISDYVAFLYLGELVEYGPTKKIFKNPESELTWRYISGVFS, via the coding sequence ATGACCGTGTACAAGCTTGAAGTCGTAACGAAGTGCAAGATAAAGATAGAGGACTTAAACGCCTGGTACGGCTCCAAGCAGGTCCTAAAGAACGTAAACATGGAGATAAAGGAGAAGGCTGTGACCGCGATAATGGGTCCTTCAGGGTGCGGCAAGACGACCCTCCTACGCTGCATAAACAGGATGCATGAGCTGGTTCCAGAAGCACGCGTTACGGGGAGGGTGTTCTTCAATGGAGTCAACATATACGATAGGAGGGTGGACCCAGTACAAGTTAGGAGGAAGATAGGAATGGTCTTCCAGAAGCCCAATCCACTCCCAATGTTCTCCATATATGACAACGTCGCTATAGGTCCAAAGCTAAACGGCATAAGGGATAGAAGGACTCTGGACTTAATCGTTGAGCGAAGCTTAAAGCTTGCAGGATTATGGGACGAGGTTAAGGACGACTTAAACAAGCCAGCAACAAGCCTATCTGGAGGACAACAACAGAGACTGTGCATAGCAAGAGCACTAGCTGTTGAGCCTGAGGTCCTATTAATGGACGAACCAACGTCATCGCTAGACCCGATATCAGCCGCCAAGATAGAGCAGTTAATTAGAAAACTAGCAGAGCACTACACGATAGTTGTCGTCACCCACAATCTACAACAAGCAGCAAGAATCTCCGACTACGTAGCCTTCCTATACCTAGGAGAACTAGTAGAGTACGGGCCAACAAAGAAGATCTTTAAAAACCCAGAAAGCGAGCTAACATGGAGATACATATCCGGAGTCTTCAGCTAG
- the pstA gene encoding phosphate ABC transporter permease PstA yields MRGIYNYYSVRKVKNRIMHFMMYLALVAALIPLFSIIFEVARRGIEAISLDFFTKPTPAVGEVVGGVANAIQGTLITIGLASLIGVPIGIISGIFLGEYGESRFSSIVRFFNEVLNGVPSIIIGIFCYATIVLAVGFSVIAAAFALAIIMIPIVARTTEEALKIIPASIREAALALGIPKWKTTLYVVLRGAKWSIVTSVLLAVARIAGESAPILVTMGFWKWWFMGLDKPVANLALNIFLFATSPFEHWVTLAWGSALILIVMILGMNVLVRMLMRRM; encoded by the coding sequence GTGAGGGGGATCTACAACTACTACTCTGTAAGGAAGGTGAAGAACAGGATCATGCACTTCATGATGTACTTAGCACTTGTAGCGGCCCTCATCCCGCTCTTCAGCATCATATTCGAGGTCGCTAGAAGAGGTATTGAAGCAATAAGCTTAGACTTCTTCACCAAGCCAACGCCAGCAGTGGGAGAGGTCGTAGGAGGAGTAGCTAACGCCATACAGGGCACGCTCATAACCATTGGGTTAGCATCTCTAATAGGAGTACCAATAGGAATAATATCCGGAATATTTCTAGGCGAATATGGGGAAAGTAGGTTCTCATCGATTGTAAGGTTCTTCAACGAGGTGCTTAACGGTGTCCCTTCAATAATCATCGGTATATTCTGCTACGCCACCATAGTACTAGCCGTAGGCTTCTCGGTGATAGCAGCAGCATTCGCCTTAGCGATAATAATGATACCAATAGTAGCTAGGACAACAGAGGAAGCACTCAAGATAATTCCAGCATCGATAAGAGAAGCAGCTTTAGCTCTAGGAATCCCCAAGTGGAAGACAACGCTCTACGTGGTCCTTAGAGGAGCTAAGTGGTCTATAGTGACAAGCGTACTACTAGCAGTCGCGAGAATAGCTGGAGAATCAGCACCAATACTGGTCACGATGGGCTTCTGGAAATGGTGGTTCATGGGTCTCGACAAGCCAGTAGCCAATCTAGCACTAAACATTTTCCTATTTGCTACATCACCATTCGAGCACTGGGTAACACTTGCTTGGGGCTCAGCCTTAATCCTCATCGTGATGATCCTCGGGATGAACGTCTTAGTTAGAATGTTGATGAGGAGGATGTAG
- a CDS encoding elongation factor EF-2, which translates to MVKFKQTEEVLKLMRDRERIRNIGTLAHVDHGKTTLSDSLLMAAGMISPKVAGKALALDYVEIEQLRQMTVKAANVSLYHEWEGKPYVINLVDTPGHVDFTGHVTRSLRVMDGAIVVVDAVEGVMTQTETVVRQAMEERVRPLLYINKVDRLIKELKLSASEVQQRFVNIIKDFNGLIELYAEPEFKSKWKVDPAKGQVAFGSALHKWGLTIPIAQQKGVRFSYIVDAYERGYYDKLADDFPLYAAILDMVVEHIPNPIEAQRYRIPKIWKGDLDSPIGKAMINCDDSGPLVVCVNKVVADPHAGLVATGRVFSGTVEEGREVYLMMARTAERITQVGLYMGPYREVCERITAGNIAAMLGLEHARAGETVIDPSLKGSMVPFERLRYISEPVVTIAIEPKKSSDLPKLVETLRRMAIEDPTLHVKINQETGEYLIAGMGQLHLEIALWDLKQRTGIEVITSPPIVVYRESIRKSAGPFEGKSPNKHNKVYVVVEPLNEETLRLLETGKVYDDQDWRERAKILREEAGWDSDEARGIWAIDDYFNIFVDATKGVQYLRDVKDTLISGFRWSLAEGPLCHEPCRGVKVKLVDALIHEDPAHRGPAQLMPALRDATFAAFLSAKPTLLEPILKIEAKCPSDYISGLTRVLMTRRGKIVSLESQELLMVLKGEIPVAETFDLANEIRSATAGRAFWATEFKGWQPVPESMLTDLILKIRERKGLQKTIPKPEDFMPL; encoded by the coding sequence GTGGTGAAGTTCAAGCAAACCGAGGAAGTACTGAAGCTCATGAGGGATCGAGAACGGATTAGAAACATAGGGACTTTGGCTCACGTGGATCATGGCAAGACCACTCTAAGCGACAGCTTGCTCATGGCCGCCGGCATGATCTCGCCCAAGGTCGCCGGCAAGGCTCTGGCCCTGGACTACGTTGAGATTGAGCAGCTTCGTCAGATGACCGTTAAGGCTGCTAATGTCTCTCTCTATCACGAGTGGGAGGGTAAGCCTTACGTCATTAACTTGGTTGATACTCCCGGTCACGTCGACTTTACCGGTCATGTTACTCGTAGCCTCAGGGTTATGGATGGTGCTATTGTTGTTGTTGATGCCGTTGAGGGCGTCATGACCCAGACCGAGACTGTTGTTAGGCAGGCTATGGAGGAGCGCGTTAGGCCCCTCCTCTACATCAACAAGGTTGACCGCTTAATTAAGGAGCTTAAGCTCAGTGCCAGTGAGGTTCAGCAGAGGTTCGTTAACATAATCAAGGACTTTAACGGCTTGATTGAGCTCTACGCTGAGCCTGAGTTTAAGTCCAAGTGGAAGGTTGATCCAGCTAAGGGTCAGGTTGCTTTTGGCTCTGCTCTCCACAAGTGGGGCTTGACGATTCCGATTGCTCAGCAGAAGGGTGTTAGGTTCAGCTACATCGTTGACGCCTATGAGAGGGGCTACTACGATAAGTTGGCCGACGACTTCCCCCTCTACGCTGCCATCCTGGACATGGTTGTCGAGCACATACCCAACCCCATTGAGGCTCAGAGGTACCGCATCCCGAAGATCTGGAAGGGTGACTTGGATAGCCCCATCGGTAAGGCCATGATCAACTGCGATGATAGTGGCCCGCTGGTCGTCTGTGTTAACAAGGTGGTTGCTGATCCCCACGCTGGCTTGGTTGCTACTGGCCGCGTCTTCAGTGGCACTGTCGAGGAGGGCCGCGAGGTCTACTTGATGATGGCTAGGACTGCTGAGAGGATCACTCAGGTTGGCCTCTACATGGGCCCCTACCGCGAGGTCTGCGAGAGGATTACTGCTGGCAACATAGCTGCGATGCTCGGCTTGGAGCATGCTAGGGCCGGTGAGACCGTTATAGATCCCTCCTTGAAGGGGAGCATGGTTCCCTTCGAGAGGCTTCGCTACATTAGCGAGCCCGTCGTGACCATAGCTATTGAGCCTAAGAAGAGCAGTGATCTGCCTAAGCTTGTCGAGACCCTTAGGAGGATGGCTATAGAGGACCCGACGCTCCACGTCAAGATCAACCAGGAGACTGGTGAGTACCTTATTGCTGGCATGGGTCAGCTTCACCTCGAGATCGCTCTGTGGGACTTGAAGCAGAGGACCGGTATTGAGGTCATAACTTCTCCTCCAATAGTCGTCTACCGCGAGAGCATTAGGAAGAGTGCTGGTCCGTTTGAGGGCAAGTCCCCCAACAAGCACAACAAGGTCTACGTGGTCGTTGAGCCATTGAACGAGGAGACTCTGAGGCTCCTCGAGACCGGCAAGGTCTACGACGATCAGGACTGGCGCGAGAGGGCTAAGATCCTCAGGGAGGAGGCTGGATGGGACTCTGACGAGGCTAGGGGCATATGGGCTATAGACGACTACTTCAACATATTCGTCGACGCCACCAAAGGTGTTCAGTACCTGCGCGACGTCAAGGACACCTTGATATCAGGCTTTAGGTGGTCTCTAGCTGAGGGGCCGCTGTGCCACGAGCCCTGCCGTGGAGTTAAGGTTAAGCTCGTAGATGCTTTGATCCACGAGGACCCAGCTCATCGAGGGCCAGCTCAGCTAATGCCAGCTCTCAGGGACGCTACCTTCGCAGCCTTCCTATCAGCTAAGCCCACGCTCTTGGAGCCGATATTGAAGATCGAGGCTAAGTGCCCGTCTGACTACATCTCCGGCTTGACCAGGGTGTTGATGACTAGGAGGGGCAAGATCGTGAGCTTGGAGAGCCAGGAGCTATTGATGGTCTTGAAGGGGGAGATCCCGGTCGCCGAGACCTTCGATTTAGCCAACGAGATTAGGAGTGCTACCGCTGGACGCGCCTTCTGGGCTACTGAGTTTAAGGGTTGGCAGCCTGTCCCGGAGTCCATGCTCACCGACTTGATACTGAAGATTAGGGAGAGGAAGGGCCTCCAGAAGACCATTCCGAAGCCCGAGGACTTCATGCCCCTATAG
- a CDS encoding DNA methyltransferase has product MRRTRTSEFGSPGRESHDSTPFYSRSLYKGRSLPEPSAKDLVENPVPPEFLDKIVLGDAREVLKKLPDNCVHLMVTSPPYNVGKEYDEDLTLGEYLDFITEVMREVYRTLVWGGRVCFNVANLGRKPYIPLHAYLIQRFEEIGYLFRGEIIWDKGDAVSGASTAWGSWRSAVNPILRDQHEYIIVLSKGSFKRAKKPNSEDTITAEEFLEFTKSVWRFPPESATKVGHPAPFPIDLPYRCIQLYTFKGDVVLDPFIGSGTTAVAAVKLGRHFIGIEIVEEYVRIAEARVKEALAVRKITDFI; this is encoded by the coding sequence TTGAGGAGGACGAGGACGAGCGAGTTTGGGTCTCCGGGCCGTGAGAGCCACGACTCCACACCCTTTTACTCACGAAGCCTTTACAAAGGCAGGTCCTTGCCAGAGCCATCTGCGAAGGACCTGGTTGAGAACCCCGTTCCGCCCGAGTTCCTCGATAAGATCGTGTTGGGAGATGCCCGCGAGGTTCTAAAGAAGCTACCAGACAACTGCGTTCATTTAATGGTGACCTCACCGCCATACAATGTTGGGAAGGAATATGATGAGGATCTAACGCTCGGCGAATACCTCGACTTCATCACAGAAGTCATGAGAGAAGTTTATAGGACGCTTGTTTGGGGAGGTCGCGTCTGCTTTAATGTGGCGAATCTAGGCAGGAAGCCATACATACCGCTGCACGCTTACTTAATCCAAAGGTTTGAGGAGATAGGCTACCTCTTCAGGGGAGAGATCATCTGGGATAAAGGGGATGCTGTGAGCGGGGCGTCGACGGCTTGGGGATCGTGGAGGTCTGCGGTCAACCCAATACTCAGGGATCAGCATGAATACATAATAGTCCTCTCGAAGGGAAGCTTCAAAAGAGCGAAAAAACCCAACAGTGAAGACACCATAACCGCTGAGGAGTTCCTCGAGTTCACCAAGAGCGTTTGGAGGTTTCCGCCTGAATCGGCGACGAAGGTTGGGCACCCAGCCCCCTTCCCGATCGATCTGCCCTACAGGTGTATTCAGCTCTACACATTTAAGGGCGATGTAGTTCTCGACCCATTCATAGGATCCGGTACAACGGCTGTAGCCGCTGTCAAGCTTGGCAGGCACTTTATAGGCATCGAGATCGTTGAAGAGTACGTGAGGATCGCTGAAGCGAGAGTTAAGGAAGCCCTTGCCGTGAGAAAGATCACTGACTTCATCTAG